The Struthio camelus isolate bStrCam1 chromosome 5, bStrCam1.hap1, whole genome shotgun sequence genome has a segment encoding these proteins:
- the EXD1 gene encoding piRNA biogenesis protein EXD1 isoform X2 produces MAVPREEPGWPRRGTPSVLPPPATAAGCRMALSSEHFGAILGRTVKITLKCGVFQGVLQHVNPDRSLLLRTVKNLDTGRSAPGAKMFFGPEIVNVELLDEPGSEKGTATLSECTSALEGNTEADTGRSAYCGPWSSCISLENQLRAWNSLKNCLSGKEEEENVEYTVVDCFQQKFGSAIATKSRIFLFDIFLLGPQAFKNGLQMVLEDRSILKVMHDCRWISDCLSHQYGVLLSNVFDTQVADVLQFSMATGGFLPHRICTLQECLMGHLKISSRSVTLMKCRQQMAWENPDIWFLRPFPPSLLKALALKAMYLLPLRSFLMDKLMSDLTALVDDYINAFRDSSGDRLGSTKPTCMELPEELHQLADFQKLRRKKAMEDYKMDENGLLIRPAVELKEKKDAQKEGNHRDDRDCLPTNKVPSQITSFYNQDPLCQEKHENQTLVNLWENLEPASTWL; encoded by the exons ATGGCG GTGCCCCGTGAGGAGCCCGGCTGGCCGCGCCGGGGGACCCCGTCCGTGCTGCCGCCGCCTGCcaccgccgccggctgccgcatGGCCCTCAGCAGCGAGCACTTCGGTGCCATCCTGGGGAGAACCGTCAAAATCACCTTAAAATGTGGCGTTTTCCAAGGGGTGCTGCAGCACGTGAACCCCGACCGGAGCCTGCTCCTGCGGACag tgaagaaCTTGGACACTGGCAGAAGTGCCCCGGGAGCAAAGATGTTTTTTGGCCCTGAAATAGTCAATG TGGAATTGCTGGATGAACCAGGTTCAGAGAAGGGAACAGCAACACTCTCCGA GTGTACTTCAGCTCTTGAAGGGAACACAGAAGCAGATACAGGCAGATCGGCATATTGTGGCCCATGGAGTTCTTGCATTTCCTTAGAGAACCAGCTGAGAGCCTGGAATAGCTTAAAAAACTGTCTTTCAG ggaaggaggaagaggagaatgtGGAGTACACAGTTGTCGATTGTTTCCAGCAGAAATTTGGCTCAGCA ATAGCAACAAAAAGCCGTATTTTCCTATTTGATATTTTCCTTCTGGGACCTCAGGCTTTCAAAAATGGATTACAAATGGTACTGGAGGATAGAAGCATCTTGAAG GTCATGCACGACTGCCGTTGGATTTCAGACTGTCTCTCTCACCAGTATGGAGTCCTTCTCTCCAATGTCTTTGATACACAG GTTGCTGATGTTCTGCAGTTCTCAATGGCAACAGGCGGCTTTCTTCCACACCGCATCTGCACCTTACAGGAGTGTTTGATGGGGCACTTGAAGATATCTTCCAGATCAGTTACCCTCATGAAGTGCAGGCAGCAGATGGCTTGG GAGAATCCTGATATATGGTTCTTGAGACCCTTTCCACCCTCTCTGCTTAAAGCACTTGCTCTGAAGGCCATGTACCTTCTGCCACTCCGCTCATTTCTAATGGATAAGTTGATGTCTGACCTAACAGCCCTGGTGGATGATTACATAAATGCTTTTCGGGACAGTTCAGGAGATCGCCTTGGGAGCACAAAG cCCACTTGCATGGAGCTGCCAGAGGAGCTGCATCAGCTGGCAGACTTCCAGAAGTTACGAAGGAAGAAAGCAATGGAAGACTACAAGATGGATGAGAATGGTCTTTTGATCAGACCTGCTGtggaattaaaagagaaaaaagatgcacAGAAGGAAGGAAACCACAGAGATGACAGGGACTGTCTTCCCACAAATAAAGTGCCATCTCAAATTACATCCTTCTACAATCAGGATCCACTTTGTCAAGAAAAGCATGAAAACCAAACCCTAGTAAATCTGTGGGAGAACCTAGAGCCAGCCTCAACCTGGCTGTAA
- the EXD1 gene encoding piRNA biogenesis protein EXD1 isoform X1, which translates to MAVPREEPGWPRRGTPSVLPPPATAAGCRMALSSEHFGAILGRTVKITLKCGVFQGVLQHVNPDRSLLLRTVKNLDTGRSAPGAKMFFGPEIVNVELLDEPGSEKGTATLSECTSALEGNTEADTGRSAYCGPWSSCISLENQLRAWNSLKNCLSGKEEEENVEYTVVDCFQQKFGSALLHLKQQCVISVAAEGVNLCRHGKLSWLQIATKSRIFLFDIFLLGPQAFKNGLQMVLEDRSILKVMHDCRWISDCLSHQYGVLLSNVFDTQVADVLQFSMATGGFLPHRICTLQECLMGHLKISSRSVTLMKCRQQMAWENPDIWFLRPFPPSLLKALALKAMYLLPLRSFLMDKLMSDLTALVDDYINAFRDSSGDRLGSTKPTCMELPEELHQLADFQKLRRKKAMEDYKMDENGLLIRPAVELKEKKDAQKEGNHRDDRDCLPTNKVPSQITSFYNQDPLCQEKHENQTLVNLWENLEPASTWL; encoded by the exons ATGGCG GTGCCCCGTGAGGAGCCCGGCTGGCCGCGCCGGGGGACCCCGTCCGTGCTGCCGCCGCCTGCcaccgccgccggctgccgcatGGCCCTCAGCAGCGAGCACTTCGGTGCCATCCTGGGGAGAACCGTCAAAATCACCTTAAAATGTGGCGTTTTCCAAGGGGTGCTGCAGCACGTGAACCCCGACCGGAGCCTGCTCCTGCGGACag tgaagaaCTTGGACACTGGCAGAAGTGCCCCGGGAGCAAAGATGTTTTTTGGCCCTGAAATAGTCAATG TGGAATTGCTGGATGAACCAGGTTCAGAGAAGGGAACAGCAACACTCTCCGA GTGTACTTCAGCTCTTGAAGGGAACACAGAAGCAGATACAGGCAGATCGGCATATTGTGGCCCATGGAGTTCTTGCATTTCCTTAGAGAACCAGCTGAGAGCCTGGAATAGCTTAAAAAACTGTCTTTCAG ggaaggaggaagaggagaatgtGGAGTACACAGTTGTCGATTGTTTCCAGCAGAAATTTGGCTCAGCA ttgctGCACCTAAAGCAGCAGTGTGTTATCAGTGTAGCAGCTGAAGGTGTTAATTTGTGTCGTCATGGAAAACTTTCTTGGCTTCAG ATAGCAACAAAAAGCCGTATTTTCCTATTTGATATTTTCCTTCTGGGACCTCAGGCTTTCAAAAATGGATTACAAATGGTACTGGAGGATAGAAGCATCTTGAAG GTCATGCACGACTGCCGTTGGATTTCAGACTGTCTCTCTCACCAGTATGGAGTCCTTCTCTCCAATGTCTTTGATACACAG GTTGCTGATGTTCTGCAGTTCTCAATGGCAACAGGCGGCTTTCTTCCACACCGCATCTGCACCTTACAGGAGTGTTTGATGGGGCACTTGAAGATATCTTCCAGATCAGTTACCCTCATGAAGTGCAGGCAGCAGATGGCTTGG GAGAATCCTGATATATGGTTCTTGAGACCCTTTCCACCCTCTCTGCTTAAAGCACTTGCTCTGAAGGCCATGTACCTTCTGCCACTCCGCTCATTTCTAATGGATAAGTTGATGTCTGACCTAACAGCCCTGGTGGATGATTACATAAATGCTTTTCGGGACAGTTCAGGAGATCGCCTTGGGAGCACAAAG cCCACTTGCATGGAGCTGCCAGAGGAGCTGCATCAGCTGGCAGACTTCCAGAAGTTACGAAGGAAGAAAGCAATGGAAGACTACAAGATGGATGAGAATGGTCTTTTGATCAGACCTGCTGtggaattaaaagagaaaaaagatgcacAGAAGGAAGGAAACCACAGAGATGACAGGGACTGTCTTCCCACAAATAAAGTGCCATCTCAAATTACATCCTTCTACAATCAGGATCCACTTTGTCAAGAAAAGCATGAAAACCAAACCCTAGTAAATCTGTGGGAGAACCTAGAGCCAGCCTCAACCTGGCTGTAA
- the EXD1 gene encoding piRNA biogenesis protein EXD1 isoform X3, protein MALSSEHFVKNLDTGRSAPGAKMFFGPEIVNVELLDEPGSEKGTATLSECTSALEGNTEADTGRSAYCGPWSSCISLENQLRAWNSLKNCLSGKEEEENVEYTVVDCFQQKFGSALLHLKQQCVISVAAEGVNLCRHGKLSWLQIATKSRIFLFDIFLLGPQAFKNGLQMVLEDRSILKVMHDCRWISDCLSHQYGVLLSNVFDTQVADVLQFSMATGGFLPHRICTLQECLMGHLKISSRSVTLMKCRQQMAWENPDIWFLRPFPPSLLKALALKAMYLLPLRSFLMDKLMSDLTALVDDYINAFRDSSGDRLGSTKPTCMELPEELHQLADFQKLRRKKAMEDYKMDENGLLIRPAVELKEKKDAQKEGNHRDDRDCLPTNKVPSQITSFYNQDPLCQEKHENQTLVNLWENLEPASTWL, encoded by the exons atGGCCCTCAGCAGCGAGCACTTCG tgaagaaCTTGGACACTGGCAGAAGTGCCCCGGGAGCAAAGATGTTTTTTGGCCCTGAAATAGTCAATG TGGAATTGCTGGATGAACCAGGTTCAGAGAAGGGAACAGCAACACTCTCCGA GTGTACTTCAGCTCTTGAAGGGAACACAGAAGCAGATACAGGCAGATCGGCATATTGTGGCCCATGGAGTTCTTGCATTTCCTTAGAGAACCAGCTGAGAGCCTGGAATAGCTTAAAAAACTGTCTTTCAG ggaaggaggaagaggagaatgtGGAGTACACAGTTGTCGATTGTTTCCAGCAGAAATTTGGCTCAGCA ttgctGCACCTAAAGCAGCAGTGTGTTATCAGTGTAGCAGCTGAAGGTGTTAATTTGTGTCGTCATGGAAAACTTTCTTGGCTTCAG ATAGCAACAAAAAGCCGTATTTTCCTATTTGATATTTTCCTTCTGGGACCTCAGGCTTTCAAAAATGGATTACAAATGGTACTGGAGGATAGAAGCATCTTGAAG GTCATGCACGACTGCCGTTGGATTTCAGACTGTCTCTCTCACCAGTATGGAGTCCTTCTCTCCAATGTCTTTGATACACAG GTTGCTGATGTTCTGCAGTTCTCAATGGCAACAGGCGGCTTTCTTCCACACCGCATCTGCACCTTACAGGAGTGTTTGATGGGGCACTTGAAGATATCTTCCAGATCAGTTACCCTCATGAAGTGCAGGCAGCAGATGGCTTGG GAGAATCCTGATATATGGTTCTTGAGACCCTTTCCACCCTCTCTGCTTAAAGCACTTGCTCTGAAGGCCATGTACCTTCTGCCACTCCGCTCATTTCTAATGGATAAGTTGATGTCTGACCTAACAGCCCTGGTGGATGATTACATAAATGCTTTTCGGGACAGTTCAGGAGATCGCCTTGGGAGCACAAAG cCCACTTGCATGGAGCTGCCAGAGGAGCTGCATCAGCTGGCAGACTTCCAGAAGTTACGAAGGAAGAAAGCAATGGAAGACTACAAGATGGATGAGAATGGTCTTTTGATCAGACCTGCTGtggaattaaaagagaaaaaagatgcacAGAAGGAAGGAAACCACAGAGATGACAGGGACTGTCTTCCCACAAATAAAGTGCCATCTCAAATTACATCCTTCTACAATCAGGATCCACTTTGTCAAGAAAAGCATGAAAACCAAACCCTAGTAAATCTGTGGGAGAACCTAGAGCCAGCCTCAACCTGGCTGTAA